The genomic segment TGCAAGAGCGTCTTCGAAATCAAGGAGGCATACGACAAAGTTAATCAGTCGTCCCTCCAACTGAGACGTCTTGGGTCTCTATCCGACCTCTACGATACAGTCAAAGACATCCACAGGAGAGATCCAAGCAACCTCGCATCTTGGGGGCCCAAGTGAGTTTTACATGATATGTTTTCCAATGCTACAGAAGTGTGCTGATGCCCAACTCAGAGCCTTTATTTTCTGGTGCACGAATGGTGTTGCGCACCTTGGTAACGAACTGGACAACGAGAAGTATTCTTACATTGTCCCAGCCGATGTCGAAGCCTTCTTGAGAGCCCACAAGGACACACAGGTCGCTGTTGCCGGCCAGAAGATCGGATTTCAGGGATGATGATAGCGTATATTCCAAGCAATATTTCTGCATTTGGCTCCGGCATCACTGTTTCGTCTTTGACAGTGGATACAACTCATTCATAGTTCTTCTCAGGCTGTTAACGCTGCCTTGATTTAAGACAGAAAAATCCATGCAGTTTCTGTCATGCGTCGTTGCCATGCCGTTGATGAACTGCGCACTCTGATACTGGAGGCCTTTGCCCCTCACCCCCAGAACGAAAGCATCATTAGCGTAGCTACACCACGAGATACAAAAGGGAGCTTCTGGAGCCAGAAGCCCCAACACCAGTCTATCTCTCAAACTTGGCCGGTAGCAAATTCGTGCCAAAAAGTCCAACAGGACTTGAGGCCATGGTCGATGGAGTGATCCCTCCCTCAGCCGTCAGCTAAATTTCACTAATTTCTCCGAGAATTGTCCGAGTCAGATAGGACTCGTCAGGAAGCGGCTATCCGAGATGAGAATTCATTGGAAGAGGAGCAACTTTTTGAACCAAATCCGTATCTCGTAGTGTTTGTTGGCACGGATGCTGCACACCGCGAGGTCAACGCTGGAATCTCGGGTCAGGTCAACGGGTAGACAGACGCCTCACACAGTACCCGCCTGACCCAGTCTTAGCCCCTGTATTTCTTTAGGGCGTCAGTAGGTTGCATTAGCGCTAAAGTCTAATGGATGGACTTTGGTCTGATATCATCttctaggtaggtacctaaggtaggtagtcATACTAGCTGGGCTGGGGTGGGAAGCACCAAGAGTCAAGGATGTTGGCTGGTCTGGCAGGACCAGAGCTTGTGAGTGAAGTTAGTGTCTGGCTGGCTATGCTAAAGTCGTTAAATCAACAACAGGCACTTAATCTGGGTAAACAAGTAAATTTTCAAGATCGAAGGCATAAAAGATTTGGAGAACAGGGAAACATGACTATCATCTGGAGCATAACGACACCCTGGTATTATCGTCAGCCCTATTTAAGGGGGAAAAATCAGCCCGAGAGAAATTAGGGCTCACCATGTGACGGGAGTCATAGGTAAAACGGCCAGCTCCAGCTCAGCTTCACGGAGTATGTTTGGGGAGACACCAAACACCTCGGAAATAAATACAACATCGGTAGACAAACCCGAAACCTGATCCGGGTTCGTAGTTCCATGGAAAGGAGCAGGGTCATCATTACCCGAGCAAGGTTACTACTCAGTGAGGGATAATTTTGTACATGTTTGACTCGGTGCCCCAGGAAATTAGTTATTAATGGACTCTGCGTGTGGCTACATATTTCCCAGTCCTTCCGTTCCCCCATCCCGAGGCACTAGACTGTGTTGCAGATGCTCGTATTGACCGAGAGACAGCTTGTCCCGCTGATCCACTATAGATGCATTTCCTGATTGGCCTTAGAGCCGCACTCGCATTCGCCTAATGAAGCCTACAAATCAAGCCGGCAATCAATCAGCAAAACGGCAGCGCAGTGTTCGGCAAGCCTGACCTGCTTGAAGATGGTCCACTTCATGAAGGAAACTATATAGATTGAATTCATACGGTATTTCCTCCTGGTGAGTTTTCATTCTGTTGCCACCTTCATTGTGCTGAAGTTTCTCACTGCTTACACTCGTTCACTCATTGTTCTTACACTCATTATATCTTGTTTTCCTGGCTCTTGTCTCCCACACATTTTACTATGAAGATACTCACAGTTGTGCTTATCGCGGTGAGCCTCAACTTATGGGGCATGATTGGGGTCGCCAACGCCAGACAACCTCCCGAGAACCTGAATCTCCAACGCCAGGAAGATATCAGTCAAAGTGCTATCCCGACATCAGTCGATGGCATCCTCGAGAGCCTCACAAGCAATAACAATTGTCTTGGTTGCCAAGTGAGTCACCTGTAGATTCATTAACATACAAGATTTCTTATCAGAAAACAGGGTATTCTCCTTGTCCTGCGAACACTTGCAGGTTTCGGAGATGACGTCTTTGTTGGGGCGTTGAAGCAGCTTTGCTTTGCTGCATCTGTAAGTTCTATGCCTTGGTGTTTGTAACCCAGTGCCATCTGGTGAAGACTGCTGATCGGTTACAGTccgaagatgaagacgtcTGCGACGGAACAATCACTCTTGAAGGTCCTGTGATCGCCTCGAGCCTTCGCGACCTCACTCTGGGCAGTAAGACAGCTCAGGTCTTCTGTACTACACTTCTAGGTCTCTGCAATTATCCCGAAGTCGAACCCTACACCGTTCCAGTTCCCTCACAGCGCACAAAAACGATCACTAACCTCAATGCCACACTCAACACAACTCGGCCTTCGGTGTTTAAAATTGCACATTTCTCAGACATCCACATCGATCCCCTTTATGTCACCGGATCCAATGCGAACTGCTCAAAGCCTATGTGCTGCAGGTGAGTCTGCCATGTATTTCAAGATAGTCCTACCCGTATTAATGTCTGTTGTTAACATGCTCTGATCCAGGTCTTACACTCCTGCCGATGAGCCCGGGAATAACGACTTTCCTGCCGGCCCGTTCGGAGATCATAACTGTGGTGCCCCTGTGAGCCTCGAAAAAAGCATGtacgaggccatcaaggcgTTTGCGCCCGACTTTGCAATTTTCACAGGGGACATTGTTGACCACGCCATTTGGAATACATCTGTTGAGCAGAACTCAGCTGAGATCAGCATGGCGTATCATCACATGTCCGATGCTGGCTTGCAGATTTATGGCACCGTTGGCAATCACGAGATGTCTCCAGTGAACGCAATACCACCCGCTCacctcggcagcggcgctCAATGGCTTTACGATGTCTTGTCAGATGCATGGAAGACTTGGATTGGGTCCCCTGCGAAAGCGAAAGAGATTGGAGCCTATTCAGTCCAGTCACCTAGGACCAATCTGCgcatcatctccatctctACAAACATGTGGTACACTCTGAACTTTTGGCTTTATCAAGACGTCCAAAAGGACCCCAGTCACCACATCCAGTGGGTTGTGGATGAACTGGACAAGGCAGAGAAGGCTGGCGAGCGTGTGTATCTTGTTGGCCACATGCCAATGGGGACCTCCGATGCGCTTCATGATGCATCGAATTACTTCGATCAAGTCGTCAACCGTTACAAGTCAACCATTGTGGGCATGTTTTTCGGTGAGCTCCCATCTCAGAATTCTTGTTAGCAACATGTCTTTGCATCTTTGTTGCGTTTTCTAACCGAGCTCTTCAGGACACACCCATTTGGATCATTTCCAAATCAGCTATTCCGACTACGAGCGCCGAACAGCATCCAACGCGGTCGCCGTGTCTTACATAGCCCCCTCAATGACACCGCTTTCCGGCATGCCGGCATTCAGAATCTACACTGTCGATACGGCTACATTCAACATTCTGGATATCGATACATATGTTGCCGACATGAATGATCCCACGTTTCAAGTCCACCCCGTATGGAAGAAGTACTACTCGGCGAAGGAAGTCTACGGTACCCTCGTCAACCCGTCCATCTCACCAAATGCAGAACTCTCTCCAGCGTTTTGGCACAATGTGACTGTGGCGCTGGAGAATGATCCTGCAGCTTTCGATGCATACTGGACACGTAAAACCAGGGGTTGGAACGTACCTCCCTGTGATGGCGACTGTCGCAGTTTTGAGATTTGCCAGCTTCGTGCCGCTCGAAGCCAAGACAACTGCTTCGTACCCACACCCGGAGTTTCTTTTGGGATcaggggggagagaggtgAATATTCCATGTCAGCGGAGTGTGGTCGTTCTGTGGCAAGAGAAACCATCGGGTCTCTCGCGATCAAGAAGGATCTGCTTAAGTTGTTGGTGAAGCTACTGAAAGAGAGTCAGGGACATCGGTGATTCTTGTCTTTGGTTTATGATTAAATCTTTCGACAATTCGTTTACAGATTTTATATGGAGTGGTGTTTTAGACGGGTAACTGTAGGGCTTGATGACTTCTCAAGAGCTACTTGTTGCTATCAATTCTCTCAGGTATAGGTACAGAATAGAGTACTAGCTGCTTCAATCAACTCGGCTACGTAGAGGGTGAGATGGAGTTGGAGTTCGCTGTCCCAAATTCTCCATTTTCGAAGTGCATGGTCCACAGTACTTGATTTCATAGGTGCATTATGCGTGCCATGCTCGATTTTTTGTTTCGGAATACTTTTGTCGTGTTTTGTCTTGAACCATTCATCAAGTGTATCAGGCTCAGGTGCTGTGTTGCGATTGTGGTTGTTGTCGTAATTCTAGTTATCGCCAGACAACAGTCCGGGAAAACATGGCTTCTAGCAGTGCGCCATTCTTACAGGGCGAATTGAGTACAAGTTTGGCTGAGATTATGATAACTTCACTTGGTTTGTATTGTATTTATCGTCGGAATGAACGTATCAATAACCTGGCTGTGTCACGTTCATCCGAGCCGCCTGACGGGATGCAACTTCAACCATCGCTTATGGTGATTGAGTCCCTCTCTTTActtccgtccttctcgcACAAGACATGAAAACTCTCTCTGTATCTTAATCCTTTATTCCTTGGAGATAATGTGCGGGTTGGTGGGAGGACCGTAAGCCTCCACTGTGTCCTTCTTGGAAATGATATGGGGGTTTGTCGGAGGACCATAGGCCTCAACGCCGTCCCTCTTCGACTCGGGGGCGGGGATGTGAGGGTTAAGGGGAGGTCCGTAGGCCTCAGCCGTATCCTTCGAGATGATGTGAGGGTTGGTGGGGGGACCGTAAGCCTCGGTCGTCTGGCGTTTGGATTCAACAGCGGGGATATGAGGGTTGATCGGGGGGCCGTAGGCTTCGACAATGTCTCTCTTGGAGCCGACGTCCGGGAGGTGAGGGTTGATCGGAGGCCCGtaggc from the Colletotrichum destructivum chromosome 10, complete sequence genome contains:
- a CDS encoding Putative calcineurin-like phosphoesterase domain, ApaH type, sphingomyelin phosphodiesterase: MIGVANARQPPENLNLQRQEDISQSAIPTSVDGILESLTSNNNCLGCQSEDEDVCDGTITLEGPVIASSLRDLTLGSKTAQVFCTTLLGLCNYPEVEPYTVPVPSQRTKTITNLNATLNTTRPSVFKIAHFSDIHIDPLYVTGSNANCSKPMCCRSYTPADEPGNNDFPAGPFGDHNCGAPVSLEKSMYEAIKAFAPDFAIFTGDIVDHAIWNTSVEQNSAEISMAYHHMSDAGLQIYGTVGNHEMSPVNAIPPAHLGSGAQWLYDVLSDAWKTWIGSPAKAKEIGAYSVQSPRTNLRIISISTNMWYTLNFWLYQDVQKDPSHHIQWVVDELDKAEKAGERVYLVGHMPMGTSDALHDASNYFDQVVNRYKSTIVGMFFGHTHLDHFQISYSDYERRTASNAVAVSYIAPSMTPLSGMPAFRIYTVDTATFNILDIDTYVADMNDPTFQVHPVWKKYYSAKEVYGTLVNPSISPNAELSPAFWHNVTVALENDPAAFDAYWTRKTRGWNVPPCDGDCRSFEICQLRAARSQDNCFVPTPGVSFGIRGERGEYSMSAECGRSVARETIGSLAIKKDLLKLLVKLLKESQGHR